From a region of the Haematobia irritans isolate KBUSLIRL chromosome 4, ASM5000362v1, whole genome shotgun sequence genome:
- the LOC142235968 gene encoding uncharacterized protein LOC142235968, which yields MPDNNTSSSSSAVNNSNHEGSDFSQCFKKVDLIGKQLDKINKRLTNEELQSLDEADLSVRLDYIESLNASFEGSISTLEEAHGDNLDESIRSNFMSSYFEVKAKLKRKIDGSNHARICPQSSTFRQFSMEEPRTIRKTRLPELKIPAFNGSYTDWPNFFSMFTTVIDNDLDLTNIEKFQHLRSLLVGAALDTISSLEPIDSNYNKALELLKNRFDNKLLLFQSHIKDIFGLKIADKGSAVSLRQLSDKLNAHVRALETVCTKEQLADGLLINIVVSKLDHQTQTKWEEGLQNDKLPTWNSMASFLERRSRMLENLESSMKSTASNQHSNKKSPMHGRNVLIASGSKSVFCTYCETDDHYISSCSRFTNLHPTLRFKEVKRLNLCLNCLRKGHRLQKCKFGPCRTCHMKHHSLLHIENNLGSQTTTSQIDNMPPQQPTTSQLSPPLSQPNQVTSQSSLVSLNPSPSNIEFNDGSNILLATAIVLVKNKYVPCRAILDSASQLNFMTTRFVNQAQLNMKNANIAISGIGEGNITADKTTEVLIKSCHSDYCVSFVSVIIPSITEYQPNRDIDVSTFEIPNNIKLADANFYERGRIDLLIGAGLFFDLMSVGQIRCKNKSTIFQKTRLGWVVSGGCVSKSNGCSLAASSKGLSKSETQSLAHIMKSFWEVEQNYGNNSHPNSDDAYCEQHFIKNTIRLPSGEYSVSLPRKLNFNELGDSYSCALRRFLNLERKLNKLPAVKKKYVDFMSEYAELKHMTLVTDIPKHIKTCFLPHHCVHKEESTSTKLRVVFDGSAKTTTGLSLNDTLHSGPTIQAKLFDTLLRFRFFKIALCGDICKMYRCIRINSPDDYLQCTLWRNSSDEEIKIYKLNTVTYGTKPAAFLAIRAMHQLSYDERESYPIGATVVTRDFYVDDLISGGDSIDEVVKIRREVTALLKRGNLQIRKWISNDETVLQDVCQSDRETFLQFHDGTDVTKTLGLVWDPKLDKFLFSLSHVMESKNISKRTVLSSIARLYDPLGLIGPVTTKAKIFMQSLWKRKLDWDESLPQDLHYSTVQIHAFCDASLSAYGVCIYIRSEYKGEVRVSLLCSKSRVAPLKVLTVPKLELSAALLLAEILDEVSGVIGNKYECHCWSDSMVVLSWLRDESSNYNVFVSNRVSRIQTLTQTMSWHHVPTAQNPADILSRGYSPEELVNCELWKNGPAFLNKSVEHWPKITNFISDLPERRRAALISSTMRDFAMTFNFAAEYKALKSNKNVPPSSKLYSLAPFMDSDGLIRVGGRLQNSYLNFDAQHPIIVPKQHPLTASMVMYYHEKLLHAGPQCLLANIRQQYWPLGGRKTISIIAKHVMGSLPHDRVQPSRAFFVTGIDFCGPFYYKSGIRNRSPLKCYICIFICFSTKATHMEVVADLSTSSFLASLRRFISIRGKPKTIWSDNATNFVGAKNELKELRQLFFEQNNIKEIEKQCLADEINWKFIPPRSPHFGGLWEAAVKSAKYHFYRTVGQTVLTFDELRTLACEICAVLNSRPLCQISEDPNDLEVLTPGHFLVGAPLITFSEPDVTDLNVCRLTRWQRVCYMQQIFWKKWSSSYLALLQERTKWISNQKNISIGNMVLIKEDNLPPLKWLLGRVVDVVSGGDGVVRVALIKTLNGIIRRSVTKLALLPIDDNFVAMHSIPTGGGCSGQPIVQADETQ from the exons atgcctgaTAACaacacatcatcatcatcatcagcagtgAATAATTCCAACCATGAGGGCTCCGATTTTTCGCAATGTTTCAAAAAGGTTGACTTGATTGGTAAGCAACTGGATAAAATTAACAAGCGTTTAACCAACGAGGAGCTACAATCTTTGGATGAAGCCGATCTCTCCGTTCGACTTGACTACATCGAAAGTTTAAACGCCAGTTTCGAAGGCTCCATATCAACCTTGGAAGAAGCTCATGGTGACAATTTAGATGAAAGTATCCGATCAAATTTTATGTCGTCATATTTTGAGGTAAAGGCTAAgttaaagcgaaaaattgatgGCAGTAACCATGCTCGAATTTGTCCCCAATCATCGACGTTTCGTCAGTTTTCTATGGAAGAGCCCAGAACCATACGTAAAACTAGATTACCAGAATTGAAAATTCCCGCTTTTAATGGTTCGTATACGGattggccaaattttttctccatGTTTACCACTGTCATTGATAACGATCTGGACCTGACCAATATAGAGAAGTTTCAACATTTACGTTCACTATTAGTAGGAGCTGCGTTGGATACCATATCGTCTCTAGAGCCGATTGATTCTAATTACAATAAGGCCCTTGAATTACTAAAAAATCGCTTTGATAATAAGTTGCTTCTTTTTCAGAGTCATATTAAGGATATTTTTGGTCTCAAGATAGCTGATAAAGGGTCTGCAGTAAGTCTTCGCCAGCTGAGCGATAAACTTAATGCTCATGTTCGAGCTCTTGAAACCGTATGCACTAAGGAGCAATTGGCTGATGGCTTGCTTATAAATATTGTCGTATCAAAACTTGATCATCAAACGCAGACTAAATGGGAGGAAGGGTTACAAAACGACAAATTACCCACTTGGAACTCTATGGCTTCTTTTCTAGAGCGAAGATCTCGAATGCTTGAGAATCTCGAAAGTTCCATGAAATCTACAGCATCAAATCAGCATTCGAATAAGAAATCTCCCATGCATGGTAGAAATGTTTTAATAGCTTCTGGCTCTAAATCGGTTTTTTGTACATATTGTGAAACTGATGATCATTATATTTCAAGTTGTTCAAGATTTACAAATCTACACCCAACATTACGCTTCAAAGAAGTCAAAAGGTTGAACTTGTGCCTTAATTGTTTGAGAAAAGGCCACAGGCTACAGAAATGCAAATTCGGACCATGTCGTACATGCCACATGAAACACCACTCATTACTCCATATCGAAAATAATTTGGGCTCCCAAACTACCACCAGCCAAATAGACAACATGCCACCCCAACAGCCAACAACCTCACAATTATCACCACCTCTCTCGCAACCAAATCAAGTGACGTCTCAATCTTCTCTCGTTTCGTTGAATCCATCACCTTCAAATATAGAATTTAATGATGGTTCAAATATTCTATTGGCCACAGCTatcgttttggtgaaaaacaaaTATGTACCTTGCCGTGCTATTTTAGATTCAGCTTCACAACTCAATTTTATGACAACACGCTTTGTGAATCAAGCACAGctaaatatgaaaaatgcaAACATCGCAATATCAGGTATTGGTGAAGGCAATATCACAGCCGACAAGACCAcagaagttttgataaaatcttgtcaCAGTGATTACTGTGTCTCTTTTGTTTCTGTCATCATACCTTCTATAACAGAGTATCAACCAAATCGAGATATCGATGTAAGTACATTTGAGATCCCTAATAATATCAAGTTAGCGGACgcaaatttttatgaaaggGGCCGAATAGACCTTCTTATTGGTGCTGGTCTATTTTTTGACCTCATGAGTGTGGGTCAAATTCGTTGCAAAAATAAATCGACAATCTTTCAAAAAACTCGTCTAGGATGGGTTGTATCTGGTGGATGCGTATCTAAATCAAACGGATGTTCACTGGCCGCATCGTCAAAGGGCCTTTCGAAAAGCGAAACCCAATCATTGGCTCATATTATGAAAAGTTTCTGGGAAGTTGAGCAAAATTATGGAAACAATTCACATCCCAATTCGGACGATGCATATTGtgaacaacattttattaaaaatacaattcgATTGCCCTCTGGAGAATACTCTGTTTCGTTGCCGAGAAAATTAAACTTCAATGAGCTAGGTGATTCATACTCTTGTGCTCTCCGTCGTTTTTTAAATCTTGAGAGAAAGCTAAACAAGTTGCCAGCTGTAAAGAAGAAATACGTTGATTTTATGAGTGAGTATGCCGAACTTAAACATATGACTCTCGTTACAGATATCCCAAAGCATATCAAAACCTGTTTTCTCCCTCATCACTGTGTCCACAAAGAAGAGAGTACTAGCACTAAACTCAGAGTGGTATTTGACGGGTCTGCAAAAACCACAACAGGCCTCTCTCTAAACGACACGTTACATTCGGGCCCTACCATTCAAGCCAAATTGTTTGATACATTATtacgatttcgattttttaaaattgcattatgTGGTGACATATGCAAAATGTATCGCTGTATTCGCATTAACTCGCCTGACGACTATCTTCAGTGTACATTATGGAGGAATAGTTCTGatgaagaaatcaaaatttataaacTAAATACAGTGACTTATGGCACCAAACCAGCCGCTTTTCTAGCCATTCGGGCAATGCACCAATTATCGTATGACGAAAGAGAATCGTATCCTATTGGTGCCACTGTGGTTACTAGGGATTTCTATGTCGATGATTTAATTTCTGGAGGTGATTCTATTGATGAAGTGGTCAAAATTAGAAGAGAAGTCACTGCTCTCTTGAAACGTGGAAACTTACAAATACGTAAGTGGATTTCCAATGATGAAACGGTTTTGCAAGACGTTTGCCAAAGTGATCgagaaacatttttgcaattccaCGATGGCACAGATGTAACTAAGACGCTTGGTCTCGTATGGGATCCAAaattggacaaatttcttttttccCTTTCGCATGTTATGGAATCAAAGAATATCTCCAAACGTACTGTCTTGTCATCAATAGCCCGCTTGTATGATCCTCTAGGCCTTATTGGGCCTGTAACTACAAAGGCAAAAATTTTCATGCAAAGTTTATGGAAGCGTAAGCTGGATTGGGACGAAAGTTTACCCCAAGATTTACATT ATTCGACGGTACAAATACATGCTTTTTGTGACGCTAGTCTCTCTGCTTATGGAGTTTGTATTTACATTAGATCAGAGTATAAAGGGGAAGTTCGAGTGAGTTTGCTCTGCTCCAAATCTAGAGTGGCTCCGTTAAAGGTTTTAACAGTACCAAAGTTGGAACTATCAGCAGCATTACTTCTAGCAGAGATTTTGGATGAGGTTTCGGGTGTAATCGGCAACAAATACGAATGTCACTGCTGGTCCGATTCTATGGTGGTTTTGTCGTGGCTGCGAGATGAGTCGTCAAACTATAACGTATTTGTAAGCAACAGAGTAAGTCGAATTCAAACCCTAACACAAACAATGTCGTGGCATCATGTACCAACCGCTCAAAATCCAGCGGATATTTTATCAAGAGGATATAGCCCAGAAGAGCTTGTGAATTGTGAGTTATGGAAAAACGGGCCTGCTTTCTTGAACAAAAGTGTGGAACACTGGCCaaagataacaaattttatctcaGATTTGCCTGAGCGTCGTCGTGCCGCCCTAATTTCTTCGACAATGAGAGATTTTGCTATGACTT TCAACTTTGCAGCTGAATATAAAGcattaaaatctaataaaaatgtTCCCCCATCTAGTAAATTGTATTCACTTGCGCCGTTTATGGATTCTGACGGTTTAATTAGAGTTGGCGGACGTTTGCAAAATTCGTATCTTAACTTCGATGCTCAACACCCTATAATTGTTCCCAAACAGCACCCACTAACAGCTTCTATGGTAATGTACTACCATGAAAAATTATTGCACGCAGGACCGCAATGTCTTTTAGCAAATATACGCCAACAATATTGGCCTTTAGGAGGCAGAAAAACCATTAGTATTATCGCTA AGCATGTAATGGGCAGTTTGCCCCATGACAGAGTCCAGCCATCAAGAGCTTTCTTCGTGACAGgcattgatttttgtgggccTTTTTATTACAAGTCCGGGATAAGAAATCGGTCACCTTTGAAATGCTACATCTGcatatttatatgtttttcaacaAAGGCGACACATATGGAGGTGGTAGCCGATTTATCCACCTCATCATTCTTAGCTTCGTTAAGGCGGTTTATATCAATTAGAGGCAAACCAAAAACTATATGGTCAGATAATGCCACTAATTTTGTGGGGgccaaaaatgaattgaaagaaCTTCGACAACTATTCTTCGAGCAAAACAATATTAAGGAAATCGAAAAACAATGTCTAGCTGATGAAATTAATTGGAAGTTTATTCCACCAAGATCGCCGCATTTCGGCGGCCTTTGGGAGGCTGCCGTAAAATCAGCCAAATATCACTTTTACCGCACAGTGGGCCAAACTGTGCTCACATTTGATGAATTGCGAACTCTAGCATGCGAGATATGCGCCGTATTAAATTCCAGgccattgtgccaaatttctgaGGACCCTAACGATTTGGAAGTGCTGACACCTGGACACTTTTTAGTAGGAGCCCCACTTATCACATTTTCGGAACCTGATGTAACTGACTTGAATGTCTGTCGATTGACCAGGTGGCAAAGAGTATGTTATATGCAAcagatattttggaagaaatggaGTTCCTCATATCTAGCATTACTGCAAGAACGGACAAAGTGGatatcaaatcaaaaaaatatttctattggaaacatGGTTCTTATAAAAGAGGACAACTTACCGCCACTAAAATGGCTTTTAGGTCGAGTGGTGGATGTGGTATCTGGAGGAGATGGTGTAGTTCGTGTAGCGCTAATAAAAACTCTTAATGGCATAATTCGAAGATCTGTAACGAAATTGGCACTGTTGCCCATTGATGACAACTTTGTTGCAATGCACAGCATTCCAACGGGGGGAGGATGTTCAGGCCAACCCATTGTGCAAGCAGACGAAACTCAGTAG